The Microbacterium sp. LWO12-1.2 genome includes a window with the following:
- a CDS encoding VanZ family protein, translated as MKFVEVPMLPIVIPFGVVIFLVLLWVLRSRGRVTLARTSVAAVLAVYAGGVLANTVFPIFLRVGTGFYDGPRPFPLYLVPFADYGLEDALINIAVFIPLGMLVPLLIARPRWWKVLVIVASASLAIELTQMATSRLALSGHLADINDWLTNILGGLIGYGLFLLMTRSKKFAGFVQQFRWPARERAISQPA; from the coding sequence CCATGCTCCCGATCGTGATCCCCTTCGGAGTCGTGATCTTCCTCGTGCTCCTCTGGGTTCTCCGCTCCCGCGGGCGCGTCACGCTTGCCCGGACGAGCGTCGCCGCGGTGCTCGCGGTCTATGCGGGTGGGGTGCTCGCCAACACGGTCTTCCCGATCTTCCTCCGCGTCGGGACAGGGTTCTACGACGGGCCGCGCCCGTTCCCGCTCTACCTCGTGCCGTTCGCCGACTACGGCCTCGAGGACGCTCTCATCAACATCGCGGTGTTCATCCCGCTCGGGATGCTCGTCCCGCTGCTCATCGCGCGGCCGCGCTGGTGGAAGGTTCTGGTGATCGTCGCCAGCGCCAGCCTCGCCATCGAGCTGACGCAGATGGCCACCTCGCGGCTCGCCCTCAGCGGACACCTCGCGGACATCAACGACTGGCTGACGAACATCCTCGGCGGGCTCATCGGCTACGGCCTGTTCCTCCTCATGACGCGCTCGAAAAAGTTCGCCGGATTCGTCCAACAGTTCCGGTGGCCAGCGCGCGAGCGCGCGATCAGTCAGCCAGCCTGA